One window of the Passer domesticus isolate bPasDom1 chromosome 14, bPasDom1.hap1, whole genome shotgun sequence genome contains the following:
- the CA12 gene encoding carbonic anhydrase 12, producing MSAKSFSIVTVATVLIFFLKIQLSMQAALNASKWSYIGPDGEKAWPKKYPFCGGVFQSPIDFHKAILQYDSNLLPLEFIGYNVPSTDQFTLVNNGHSVKMYLSPAMSIRNLPFEYTASQLHLHWGNRNKSEGSEHTVSGKHFAAELHIVHYNSEKYPDITAAMDKADGLVVLAVLLEIGPFSPSYERIFRHFRNVKYKDQKVLVPGFNVQELLPDRLDEYYRYKGSLTTPPCYPSVLWTVFRHPVKISQEQLLALETAMYCTESDDPKPLEMVDNFRNVQEFHERLVFISFHEGFVLSVVIACILGVLVILAVAFWLLKRKSCRKGGGDNRGVIYKPGMCKEKEDISKI from the exons ATGTCAGCCAAGAGCTTCAGTATAGTCACAGTGGCTACTGTGCTTATTTTCTTCCTAAAGATACAGCTCTCAATGCAAGCGGCGTTGAATG CATCAAAATGGTCTTATATTG GTCCTGATGGAGAGAAGGCCTGGCCAAAGAAATACCCATTTTGTGGAGGAGTATTCCAATCACCAATTGATTTCCACAAAGCTATTCTCCAGTATGATTCTAATCTCTTGCCTTTAGAATTCATAGGCTACAATGTGCCCTCCACTGACCAGTTTACATTGGTCAATAATGGCCATTCAG TGAAAATGTATCTGTCACCTGCTATGTCCATCAGAAACCTCCCATTTGAATACACTGCATCTCAGCTTCACTTGCACTGGGGAAACCGAAACAAGTCCGAAGGCTCTGAGCACACCGTCAGTGGGAAGCATTTTGCAGCAGAG CTGCATATTGTACATTACAACTCTGAGAAATACCCAGATATAACAGCAGCAATGGACAAAGCAGATGGACTGGTTGTTTTGGCTGTTCTCCTTGAG ATTGGACCCTTCAGCCCATCCTATGAAAGGATCTTCAGGCACTTCCGGAATGTGAAATACAAGG ATCAGAAGGTCCTGGTCCCTGGTTTCAATGTTCAAGAACTGCTTCCTGACAGACTGGATGAGTATTATCGCTACAAAGGATCGCTGACAACTCCTCCCTGCTACCCAAGCGTTCTCTGGACAGTTTTCCGACACCCTGTTAAAATTTCTCAAGAGCAG TTACTGgcactggaaacagcaatgtaCTGCACAGAGAGTGATGACCCAAAACCCCTGGAAATGGTTGATAACTTCAGAAATGTTCAGGAATTCCATGAAAGACTGGTTTTTATCTCCTTCCATGAAG GTTTTGTGTTATCTGTTGTGATAGCCTGCATTCTGGGAGTTCTCGTCATTCTTGCAGTAGCGTTCTGGCTACTGAAGAGGAAAAG cTGCAGAAAGGGAGGTGGAGACAACAGAGGAGTCATCTACAAACCAGGCATGTGCAAGGAGAAAGAAGACATCTCCAAAATTTGA